The following coding sequences lie in one Stigmatopora nigra isolate UIUO_SnigA chromosome 4, RoL_Snig_1.1, whole genome shotgun sequence genomic window:
- the loxhd1b gene encoding lipoxygenase homology domain-containing protein 1, which yields MGSKDKKSKKDSEKEEQIVAGDEDEGKKKKKDKKKKGSDNSDEDAKKTKGKKKKVENYVEIYESELRNYQAELVENYEDEYHKKKVYEVVTITGDERGAGTDANVFVTLFGEFGITPKVHLASKSRTAFERAKTDVFRIRTHNVGPLKKIRIEHDNTGMNASWFLERVVVTDVIRPHLRYYFACNNWLSKVEGDRLFVRDLLGTADPMDMPKYNKYMVSVFTADIKGSGTDADVFINIFGEFGDTGERLLNTDKNNFEKGTEDKFTFEAPNLGKVRKITIGHNNKGTSAGWFADKVIVDDLGNKLVYEFPINRWFAIDEDDGKIQRDILVGGNQPTGIVYNVQIVTGNIRGAGTNSKIHIVMHGSKGSKNSGKVFLEGGKFERSLTDIFNVEIAALLSPLSRVTIGHDNDGVSAGWYCEKIVVYCPFTGIEQTFPCSKWLDEKEGDGLIERELYEMVSLRHRKLKKHPWSLWIWTSDLANAGSDADIYFQVYGEKGKSDELKLDNKTDNFERGQVDRFMVELPDLGCLTKLRIWHQKRNPFAGWHLSKATLMKTLTKEKYNFSCERWLDTNEDDNEVVRELPATARLITDPLPLIKYRVTICTGTIGGSGTDASVFLNMIGDRGDTGDRTLVNCKNNINKFEKGNLDEFIIEAVAIGQIGRVRIGHDGKGGGCGWFLEKVIVREEGQAEAQAVEFPCNRWLDRNEDDGQIVRELVPFLDGQRLYNVGYHIALKTGNIPGGSSDSTVYVKLYGDKGDTSKMTLMVSDNNLSNYFETGRIDIFTVETSDIGQINRLMIGHNNEGMRAGWFLDSVQILAPLSGTRYMFPCHRWLSKGEVDGKTEVELYPSEILDTHQLINYELIIVTGDEMFAGTNAKVFIQMYGDKGKTEVIKLDSRSNNFERRSTDIFKLEAKDVGKIFKIRIGHDGSGIAAGWYLDTVEVKHITMALVPKEKKKEDKKKKKKRKEDDEKDGAEEMQEVVVTYRFPCSRWLANGEEDGELQVELLPDGDNELEVNTYEVCVFTGDVLGAGSDADVFINIYGENGDTGERSLKNSDNLNKFERSEEDVFIVTAIDLGPLKKLRIRHDNNRSYSSWFLDRVEIVDTKDDMTYYFPCNRWLAVDEDDGQIARELVPVDEAFMKKEEDEEGGGATLGLEQKAMSTTYTIQIKTGEKKYAGTDANVFAILFGENDDTGIIHLKACKNYKNKFEQGEINEFIVEAVDLGELEKLRIGHDNSGGSPGWFLDWVEIDAPSQGLRLRFPCGRWLDKGEDDGSIIRDLYPAELQTELYTPFVPYELKIFTSDVFAAGTDADVFIVLYGQQGVCTQQKHLCVNKRERRLYFERGAEDMFIVELEDVGDIIEKIRVGHDNRGSNPGWHLDRVEIRRLLRKGKGSETTIFPCESWLAKSEDDGETVRELVPSDIITEKLLRGGTLKRTETEVEDALETHTYQVTIRTGDMYKAGTDANVFLTIYGDLGDTGERKLSRSDTNRNKFERGEVDKFTIEAVDLGQVFKIRIRHDNSNIGADWYLDQVEVQDLDTEEVYMFLCERWLSKKKEDKCLDRIFFVKGYEGERNVDANSKKIAQAKLGLDRNANKKKKKKKMALMEEGPIIPYHFTLSTGMERDSSTTARVYIIIIGPGDQETDRLWLDLPEGKKSFAAGSMEHFVCYGSDVGEIKRVELGHNGATPESCWLVDELAISVPTKGIKYSFLCKFWLAKDRGDGLTVRLFNVLDASTISISRKVIYSTTVVTGDTQDAGSDANIFLSVYGVNGSTEEMLLPKNGDRFERGQEDTFNLEVDDIAPLKKIRVRIDGSGSRPDWFLDRILMRNLTTEEVYVFTYENWLSKSKGPSRIRECELAAVVDEEEMVEKTTYIIQVQTSDVTCAGTDANVCLIVFGEFGDTGTLRLKESANRNKFERKMRDVFRFPDVLSLGELSKVRVWHDNKGAAPGWHLDYIDVKDESMDQTFRFPCDRWLAKNEDDGQIIRELACANNDTVDLSDKTKYEIAISTANTDDASTSENVWIVLEGRKARSKEFVLENKKNKFSCGAVSTFEFSSKHVGEIAGICIGHITKDGKKVKSESYWHVAEVVVTEKELGNKYFFQCDARVLLASKKDQFQNFECYKSVESFASRVRNLVPVKYEIIVMTGDVNDAGTDANVFITVYGVNGDSGRRHLRKKFRNLFERGSTDRFVVEMLDLGELLRVKVEHDNSGMNHGWFLECVEMTNTANSVTTIFQCGKWLDKGKADGCIERVLYPKY from the exons ATGGGATCGAAAGATAAAAAATCCAAGAAGGACTCAGAGAAAGAGGAGCAAATAGTAGCAGGTGATGAGGACGaagggaaaaagaagaaaaaagacaaaaagaagaaaggatCTGACAACAGTGATGAAGATGCCAAGAAGACCAAAGGCAAGAAGAAAAAGGTAGAAAATTATGTGGAAATCTATGAGAGTGAACTTCGCAATTACCAAGCAGAACTGGTGGAGAATTATGAAGATGAGTACCACAAAAAGAAAG TATACGAAGTAGTAACCATCACTGGCGATGAGAGAGGAGCAGGCACAGATGCCAACGTGTTTGTCACACTCTTTGGAGAATTCGGCATCACTCCCAAAGTCCATCTGGCCAGCAA GAGCCGCACAGCATTTGAAAGGGCGAAAACGGACGTGTTTAGAATAAGAACCCACAACGTTGGTCCCTTGAAGAAGATTCG gaTTGAGCATGATAACACGGGCATGAATGCTAGCTGGTTCTTAGAAAGGGTGGTGGTGACAGATGTCATCAGGCCTCATCTGAGATATTACTTTGCTTGTAACAACTGGCTCAGCAAAGTGGAAGGCGACCGCCTTTTTGTCCGTGACCTGTTGGGAACTGCCGACCCCATGGACATGCCCAAAT ATAATAAGTATATGGTGAGTGTATTCACCGCGGATATAAAAGGTAGTGGAACAGATGCGGATGTTTTCATCAATATCTTTGGAGAGTTTGGAGATACAG GTGAAAGGCTACTAAATACAGACAAAAATAACTTTGAAAAAGGCACAGAGGACAAATTCACATTTGAAGCACCTAACTTGGGAAAAGTCAGGAAGATCACAATAGGCCATAATAACAAAGGCACCTCTGCAGGATGGTTTGCAGACAAG gTTATTGTTGATGATTTAGGCAACAAACTAGTGTATGAATTTCCCATCAATCGCTGGTTTGCCATTGATGAGGATGATGGCAAGATACAGAGAGACATTTTGGTGGGAGGGAACCAACCCACAG GGATTGTGTACAATGTCCAGATTGTAACTGGAAACATCCGAGGAGCTGGAACCAActccaaaatacacattgtGATGCACGGCAGCAAAGGCTCCAAGAATAGTGGCAAG GTGTTTCTGGAAGGTGGAAAATTTGAACGCAGCCTGACCgacattttcaatgtggaaatcgCCGCGCTTCTCAGTCCCCTCAGCAGGGTGACCATCGGGCATGATAACGATGGGGTCAGCGCCGGGTGGTACTGCGAGAAG ATAGTGGTGTACTGTCCATTCACGGGTATAGAGCAAACCTTTCCATGCTCTAAATGGCTGGATGAGAAGGAAGGAGATGGACTGATTGAGCGAGAACTTTATGAGATGGTGTCTCTAAGGCACAGAAAGCTAAAAA AGCATCCCTGGTCCTTGTGGATCTGGACGTCGGACTTAGCCAACGCCGGAAGCGACGCCGACATTTATTTCCAGGTATATGGAGAGAAGGGCAAGTCAGATGAGCTCAAACTAGACAACAAGACTGACAATTTTGAGAGAGGACAAGTGGATAGATTCATG GTAGAGCTACCGGATTTGGGGTGTTTGACCAAACTCCGAATCTGGCATCAGAAGAGAAATCCTTTTGCAGGATGGCACCTAAGTAAG GCAACTCTGATGAAAACATTAACaaaggaaaaatataatttttcatgTGAGCGTTGGCTTGACACTAATGAAGATGATAATGAGGTGGTAAGGGAGCTTCCAGCCACTGCGAGGCTAATTACTGACCCACTGCCTT TGATTAAGTATAGAGTGACCATTTGCACCGGGACAATTGGAGGTAGTGGAACGGATGCGTCGGTTTTCCTCAATATGATCGGGGATCGTGGTGACACGGGAGATCGAACGCTGGTCAACTGCAAAAATAACATCAACAAGTTTGAAAAGGGAAAT CTAGATGAGTTTATCATTGAGGCAGTCGCCATTGGTCAGATTGGAAGAGTAAGGATTGGACATGATGGCAAAGGCGGTGGATGTGGCTGGTTTCTTGAAAAAGTCATTGTGAGAGAAGAAGGACAGGCTGAGGCGCAGGCTGTCGAGTTCCCCTGCAACAG GTGGCTAGATCGTAACGAAGATGACGGACAGATTGTTCGAGAGTTAGTCCCGTTCTTAGATGGACAGCGTCTTTACA ATGTTGGTTATCACATCGCATTGAAGACAGGCAACATCCCCGGAGGCAGCTCGGACTCCACCGTCTATGTCAAACTGTACGGAGACAAAGGAGACACCAGTAAAATGACGCTGATGGTCTCTGACAACAATCTAAGCAACTACTTTGAGACTGGTCGCATTGACATCTTCACAGTGGAAACATCTGATATCGGGCAG ATCAACCGCCTGATGATCGGCCACAACAACGAGGGTATGCGGGCTGGTTGGTTTTTAGACAGCGTTCAAATCCTGGCCCCCTTAAGTGGAACACGCTACATGTTTCCATGCCATCGCTGGCTGTCCAAGGGGGAAGTCGATGGCAAGACGGAGGTGGAACTTTACCCCAGCGAGATTCTAGACACACATCAAC TGATCAACTACGAATTAATAATAGTGACTGGAGATGAGATGTTTGCGGGCACCAATGCCAAAGTCTTCATCCAGATGTACGGCGACAAAGGAAAAACCGAGGTCATCAAGCTAGATAGCCGTTCTAACAACTTTGAGAGGAGATCAACAGACATATTCAAG CTTGAGGCTAAAGACGTGGGTAAGATCTTCAAGATCCGCATCGGCCATGACGGCTCGGGCATTGCAGCCGGCTGGTACCTGGACACTGTGGAGGTCAAACACATCACAATGGCTCTGGTGcccaaagagaagaagaaagaggataagaagaagaagaagaaaaggaaggaGGATGACGAGAAGGACGGAGCGGAAGAGATGCAGGAAGTGGTGGTGACATATCGCTTCCCCTGCTCGCGGTGGTTGGCAAACGGGGAGGAGGATGGCGAGTTGCAGGTGGAGCTGCTCCCTGATGGAGACAACGAACTGGAAG TCAACACCTACGAAGTCTGCGTCTTTACGGGTGACGTGCTGGGAGCCGGGAGTGATGCCGACGTCTTCATCAATATTTACGGCGAGAATGGAGACACTGGAGAGCGCTCTCTCAAGAACTCAGACAACCTCAACAAATTTGAACGAAGCGAG GAGGATGTGTTCATTGTGACAGCTATTGACTTGGGTCCCCTGAAGAAGCTTCGGATCCGTCACGACAATAATCGATCGTATTCGTCGTGGTTCCTGGATCGTGTGGAGATAGTGGACACAAAAGATGATATGAC ATACTATTTCCCATGTAACCGCTGGCTGGCCGTGGATGAGGATGACGGCCAGATAGCAAGAGAGCTCGTTCCTGTGGATGAGGCCTTCATGaaaaaggaggaggatgaggagggagGTGGAGCCACTTTGGGGCTTGAACAGAAAG CCATGTCTACTACGTAtacaattcaaataaaaactggagaaaaaaagtacGCGGGAACTGATGCTAACGTCTTTGCCATattatttggagaaaatgatgatacag GTATTATTCATTTGAAGGCCTGTAAGAACTACAAGAACAAGTTTGAACAGGGTGAAATTAATGAGTTCATCGTAGAGGCGGTCGATTTGGGAGAGCTGGAAAAGCTTCGTATTGGTCATGACAACTCAG GGGGATCACCCGGTTGGTTTCTGGACTGGGTGGAGATTGACGCTCCCTCGCAGGGTCTCAGGCTCCGCTTCCCATGTGGTCGTTGGCTAGACAAGGGAGAGGACGACGGCAGCATCATCAGGGATCTTTACCCTGCCGAGTTACAGACTGAACTATACACACCAT TCGTGCCTTACGAGCTGAAAATCTTCACCAGCGATGTGTTTGCTGCTGGGACGGATGCAGATGTGTTCATCGTTCTGTATGGCCAACAAGGAGTGTGCACACAGCAGAAACATCTCTGTGTCAATAAGAGGGAGAGGCGACTATATTTTGAGAGGGGAGCAGAGGACATGTTCATAGTGGAG TTGGAAGATGTGGGCGACATCATTGAGAAGATCCGAGTGGGACATGACAACAGGGGCTCAAATCCTGGATGGCATCTCGACAGGGTAGAAATCAGACGCCTGCTGAGGAAAGGAAAG GGATCTGAGACCACCATTTTTCCATGCGAAAGTTGGTTGGCTAAATCAGAGGATGATGGCGAGACAGTGAGGGAGCTGGTCCCATCAGACATCATTACAGAAAAACTCCTAAGGGGAGGTACTCTCAAACGGACTGAAACTGAGGTGGAGGATGCTTTGGAAA CTCACACATACCAGGTGACCATACGTACTGGTGACATGTACAAAGCAGGAACGGATGCCAACGTCTTCCTAACCATCTATGGAGACCTTGGAGACACGGGAGAGCGCAAACTCTCCAGATCTGACACCAACAGAAACAAATTTGAGAGAGGAGAG GTGGACAAGTTTACCATTGAAGCTGTGGATCTGGGCCAGGTGTTTAAGATCAGAATTCGTCACGATAACTCCAACATAGGAGCCGACTGGTATCTAGACCAGGTGGAGGTGCAGGATTTGGACACAGAGGAGGTTTACATGTTCCTATGTGAACGTTGGCTTTCAAAGAAAAAGGAGGACAAATGCTTGGATAGAATCTTCTTTGTTAAG GGTTACGAAGGCGAAAGAAACGTCGATGCCAATTCCAAGAAAATTGCTCAAGCCAAATTGGGGCTGGATCGCAATGcaaacaagaaaaagaagaagaagaaaatggcaCTTATGGAAGAAGGGCCAA TCATTCCCTATCATTTCACTTTGTCCACTGGGATGGAGCGCGATTCCAGCACCACGGCCAGAGTCTACATCATCATAATCGGTCCTGGGGACCAGGAGACTGACCGACTGTGGTTGGATCTACCTGAAGGAAAGAAATCTTTTGCAGCTGGCAGCATGGAACATTTCGTGTGCTATGGAAGTGATGTGGGGGAGATTAAAAGAGTAGAA ctggGCCACAATGGCGCCACACCAGAAAGCTGCTGGTTGGTGGATGAGCTTGCCATCAGTGTGCCAACCAAAGGAATCAAGTACAGTTTCCTGTGTAAATTCTGGCTAGCCAAAGACAGGGGGGACGGTCTCACGGTCCGACTGTTCAACGTGCTGGACGCCAGCACCATCAGCATCAGCCGAAAA GTGATTTATTCCACCACTGTTGTCACTGGCGACACACAGGATGCTGGAAGTGATGCCAATATTTTCCTGAGTGTGTATGGGGTCAACGGGAGCACGGAGGAAATGCTCCTACCCAAAAACGGGGATAG GTTTGAGCGAGGCCAAGAAGACACATTCAACTTGGAGGTCGACGATATCGCTCCCTTGAAGAAGATACGAGTGAGAATTGATGGCAGTGGGAGTCGTCCCGATTGGTTTCTGGATCGG ATCCTAATGCGCAACCTGACCACCGAGGAGGTTTATGTATTCACCTATGAGAACTGGCTATCGAAAAGCAAAGGGCCGAGCAGAATTCGAGAGTGCGAGCTGGCGGCCGTGGTAGACGAGGAAGAAATGGTGGAAAAAACGACTTACATCATTCAGGTCCAGACAAGTGATGTCACAT GCGCTGGCACAGACGCCAACGTGTGCCTGATTGTGTTCGGAGAGTTTGGCGACACAGGGACACTGAGGCTGAAGGAGAGTGCCAACAGGAACAAGTTTGAACGTAAAATGAGGGACGTGTTCCGCTTTCCTGACGTGCTCAGTCTAGGCGAGCTTTCCAAAGTGCGAGTGTGGCATGACAACAAAG GTGCGGCTCCGGGTTGGCACCTGGACTACATCGACGTCAAAGATGAGAGCATGGATCAAACGTTCCGGTTCCCGTGCGACCGCTGGTTGGCCAAAAATGAAGATGACGGTCAGATCATCAGGGAGCTGGCGTGTGCCAACAACGACACTGTTGACCTCAGCGACAAAACAA AATATGAAATTGCCATAAGCACCGCGAACACAGACGATGCATCCACCAGTGAAAACGTCTGGATTGTTCTGGAAGGAAGAAAAGCCCGGTCCAAGGAGTTTGTtctggagaataaaaaaaacaagttttcatG CGGCGCTGTTAGCACCTTCGAGTTCTCGTCCAAACACGTGGGTGAGATTGCCGGCATCTGTATTGGACACATCACTAAAGACGGAAAGAAGGTGAAGAGTGAATCCTACTGGCACGTGGCAGAGGTGGTGGTGACCGAAAAAGAGCTGGGAAATAA GTATTTCTTCCAGTGTGACGCACGAGTGCTCTTGGCATCCAAAAAGGATCAGTTCCAAAACTTTGAGTGCTATAAATCCGTGGAGAGCTTCGCCAGCAGAGTCCGTAATCTGGTGCCCGTCAAATACGAGATCATCGTGATGACAGGAGATGTAAATGACGCCGGCACGGACGCCAATGTCTTCATCACCGTCTACGGCGTCAACGGCGACTCGGGGCGACGCCACCTTCGAAAGAAGTTCCGCAACCTGTTTGAGCGAGGCAGCACAGACCGCTTTGTAGTGGAGATGCTGGATTTGGGGGAGCTGCTCAGGGTCAAGGTAGAACATGACAACAGTGGCATGAACCACGGCTGGTTTTTGGAGTGCGTGGAGATGACCAACACGGCAAACTCAGTCACAACTATTTTTCAGTGTGGCAAGTGGCTGGACAAGGGCAAGGCTGATGGATGCATTGAGAGGGTCCTCTACCCCAAGTACTag
- the LOC144195761 gene encoding prostaglandin E2 receptor EP4 subtype-like: METSEQSMTGRTMIPTIPSIMFLFGVVGNVIAIVVLCRSRKEQKETTFYTLVCGLAVTDLLGTLLASPVTIATYMKGAWPGGDPLCQYFGFTLIFFSLAGLSIICAMSVERYIAINHAYFYNDYVDQKLAGATLVAIYVSNALFCGLPAVGFGRVQKQYPQTWCFLEWRSDETSDAAFNFMYAGFSAVLILATVLCNVLVCGALIRMHRRYMRRTSLGTDLARGSLDVRKKGRSFGRMAGAEIQMVILLIGTSAVVLICSIPLVAQVFLNQLYKTPVELRLDKNPDLTAIRFASFNPILDPWIYILLRKAVARQLVENVKCLFCKVVLGGQKKSENRSLRCSEGAPHPLSSVVSKHSPVSGDSSQTLATSSKNCNQYQKAEGLSWTLSCEQGKVAPRTEGGNVHPRTEGGNMPKATPAIDPGLHVPLSTLNTEEKCI, translated from the exons ATGGAGACGAGCGAGCAGTCCATGACGGGGCGCACCATGATCCCCACCATCCCGTCCATCATGTTCCTCTTCGGCGTGGTGGGCAATGTGATCGCCATCGTGGTGTTGTGCAGGTCTCGGAAGGAGCAGAAGGAGACCACCTTCTACACGCTGGTGTGCGGTCTAGCCGTTACCGACCTCCTGGGCACCCTGCTGGCCAGCCCAGTGACCATCGCTACATACATGAAGGGGGCCTGGCCCGGCGGGGACCCCCTTTGCCAATACTTTGGCTTCACCTTGATCTTCTTCTCCCTGGCTGGGCTCAGCATCATCTGTGCCATGTCGGTGGAGCGCTACATTGCCATCAACCACGCGTATTTCTACAACGACTACGTGGACCAGAAGCTGGCCGGAGCGACCCTGGTGGCCATCTACGTGTCCAACGCACTTTTCTGCGGCTTGCCTGCGGTGGGCTTCGGTCGCGTCCAGAAGCAGTACCCTCAGACGTGGTGCTTCCTGGAGTGGCGCAGCGACGAGACGAGCGACGCGGCGTTCAACTTTATGTACGCCGGCTTTAGCGCGGTGCTCATCCTGGCCACCGTGCTGTGCAATGTGCTGGTGTGCGGGGCTCTCATCCGCATGCACCGGCGTTACATGCGCAGGACGTCGCTGGGAACCGACCTGGCTCGGGGAAGCCTGGACGTGCGCAAGAAGGGACGTAGTTTCGGACGCATGGCCGGGGCTGAAATCCAGATGGTCATCTTGCTCATCGGTACCTCGGCGGTGGTGCTCATCTGCTCCATTCCACTTGTT GCTCAGGTCTTTCTGAACCAGTTGTATAAGACGCCAGTGGAACTCCGCTTGGACAAAAACCCTGACCTGACGGCCATTCGCTTCGCTTCCTTCAACCCTATCCTTGACCCGTGGATCTACATCTTGCTGCGAAAAGCTGTGGCCCGCCAGCTGGTGGAGAACGTGAAGTGCCTCTTCTGTAAGGTTGTCTTGGGAGGCCAGAAGAAGAGTGAGAACAGGAGCTTGCGCTGTTCAGAAGGCGCACCACATCCGCTTTCTTCCGTCGTCTCCAAGCACTCGCCAGTGTCTGGAGACAGTTCCCAAACATTAGCGACATCCAGCAAGAATTGTAATCAATATCAGAAAGCTGAAGGTCTCTCGTGGACTTTGTCATGCGAACAAGGCAAGGTGGCCCCTAGGACAGAGGGGGGCAATGTGCACCCTAGGACAGAGGGGGGCAATATGCCCAAGGCTACCCCAGCTATAGACCCTGGGTTGCATGTGCCACTCAGCACGTTAAACACAGAGGAAAAATGCATCTGA
- the LOC144195496 gene encoding small ribosomal subunit protein mS27-like produces the protein MASSLLRRYLTAAVKVKRSSPSFSARRWLLSSAYSDTSLWEAREKDPKNLALLADNMDRIYERNFPVSSLTVSQFVDNVSCREEVDQAEYYLYKFRHSPNCWYLRDWTIHSWIRQCLKYGAKDKALHTLRNKVQYGIFPDNFTYNLLIDSYLKDKDFERASFVVEEVMLQEAFDLPSTQMLSLYTLASYLATSPKLTVSQERALGASLLICGLKQDNSAGLTAALLGNALLGKVEMNKGIHAVFKGMPLFWERGYIRRALEVMESAVTSRDDLKLSKDSLAFVGDLLHELSSTASDSSGDESSSEENEDSKEEVDEDDQAEKEKLSEYESKFKVLVSQLEAQGKIDASDFRTLATNLAQQQLLSMEKPDLDHYETQLEAWEVERKQLTQREQEARRKAEEEKQQRLAADATLQQ, from the exons ATGGCGTCCTCCTTGCTGAGACGCTACCTTACTGCTGCTGTCAAAGTTAAACGTTCATCTCCTTCCTTCTCGG CCAGAAGATGGTTACTTTCATCAGCTTATTCAGACACGTCATTGTGGGAGGCAAGAGAGAAAGACCCTAAAAATTTGG cGCTGCTGGCCGACAATATGGACAGAATATATGAGAGGAATTTTCCAGTTAGCTCCTTGACGGTGTCACAG TTTGTGGATAATGTATCATGCAGAGAGGAGGTGGATCAAGCTGAATACTACCTTTACAA GTTTCGCCACAGTCCAAATTGTTGGTACCTTAGAGATTGGACTATTCACAGTTGGATCAGGCAGTGTTTGAAATACGGCGCCAAAGACAAGGCCCTCCACACGCTCCGGAACAAG GTCCAGTATGGAATTTTCCCGGACAACTTTACCTACAATCTGCTCATTGATTCCTACCTGAAGGACAAGGACTTTGAAA GGGCATCATTCGTGGTGGAGGAGGTGATGCTTCAGGAAGCCTTTGACCTTCCCTCCACACAGATGCTATCATTGTATACTCTGGCCAGTTACCTAGCAACCAGTCCTAAACTCACA GTGTCGCAGGAGCGAGCGCTGGGTGCCTCGCTGCTCATCTGCGGCCTTAAACAAGACAACAGTGCAGGCCTCACCGCCGCGCTGCTTGGGAACGCTTTGCTAG GGAAAGTGGAGATGAACAAAGGCATCCATGCTGTGTTCAAAGGCATGCCTCTCTTCTGGGAGCGAGGATATATACGTCGGGCGTTGGAGGTCATGGAGAGTGCTGTCACCTCACGTGATGACCTCAAACTCTCCAAGGACTCG TTGGCATTTGTAGGCGACTTGCTACACGAGCTGTCGTCCACTGCATCCGATTCATCTGGAGACGAGTCGTCATCTGAAGAAAATGAAGATTCAAAAGAAGAAGTTGACGAAGATGATCAGGCGGAGAAGGAAAAACTTTCTGAATATGAGAGTAAATTCAAG GTGTTGGTTAGTCAACTGGAGGCTCAGGGAAAAATTGACGCTTCTGACTTTCGGACATTGGCAACCAATCTGGCCCAGCAGCAGCTGCTCTCCATGGAGAAACCAGACCTGGATCATTACGAGACCCAACTGGAAGCCTGGGAGGTGGAGAGGAAGCAATTGACCCAGAGGGAGCAGGAGGCAAGGAGGAAGGCTGAAGAGGAGAAGCAGCAGCGTCTCGCTGCTGATGCGACGCTCCAGCAATAG